A genomic window from Salvia miltiorrhiza cultivar Shanhuang (shh) chromosome 5, IMPLAD_Smil_shh, whole genome shotgun sequence includes:
- the LOC130985202 gene encoding glucan endo-1,3-beta-glucosidase 14-like, whose protein sequence is MAKHTSFLHILVGFFLTLSGLGFIEEAKSLGINYGQVGNNLPAPEKVLELLRSLKLSKARIYDTNPQILTAFANSNVDLIVTVENDMLATLMDPNQALQWVQTHIKPYYPATRITEIAVGNEVYTGDDTTLIGYLVPAMVSIHNALARLGLDAYIKVSTPNNLAVLQESFPPSAGTFRPQLAAIMPQFLQFLAATRAPFWINAYPYFAYKDSPGKIPIDYALLNANGGMFDPGTRLHYDNMLYAQVDAVIFAMARLGFGGIEVRVSETGWPSRGDADEVGATLQNAAVYNRNILRRQMQNEGTPLRPKAKLEIYVFALFNEDMKPGPTSERNYGLFQPDGTMAYNVGLTTLSTSTSTSTSTSTTSPASISLTSAATKVKHSGYSRLQYSILFLYLVGFQIFMRRQW, encoded by the exons ATGGCAAAACATACCTCCTTCTTACATATTCTTGTCGGATTCTTTCTCACTTTATCAG gtttgGGCTTCATTGAAGAAGCAAAATCACTAGGCATAAACTACGGGCAGGTCGGGAACAACCTTCCGGCACCGGAGAAGGTTCTAGAACTTCTCCGGTCCCTGAAGCTGAGCAAAGCCCGAATCTACGACACGAACCCTCAAATCCTGACCGCATTCGCCAACTCCAACGTGGACCTGATCGTGACCGTTGAGAACGACATGCTGGCCACCTTAATGGATCCGAACCAAGCCCTCCAGTGGGTCCAGACCCACATCAAACCCTACTACCCGGCCACGAGGATCACCGAGATCGCCGTCGGCAACGAGGTCTACACCGGCGACGACACCACCCTCATCGGCTACCTCGTCCCGGCCATGGTGAGCATCCACAACGCCCTCGCCCGCCTCGGCCTCGACGCGTACATCAAGGTCTCCACGCCCAACAACCTCGCGGTGCTGCAGGAATCGTTCCCGCCCTCGGCGGGGACCTTCCGGCCGCAGCTGGCGGCGATAATGCCGCAGTTCCTGCAGTTCCTGGCCGCCACCCGGGCGCCCTTCTGGATCAACGCGTACCCCTACTTCGCCTACAAGGACAGCCCGGGCAAGATCCCGATCGACTACGCGCTGCTCAATGCAAACGGTGGCATGTTCGACCCCGGCACGAGGCTGCACTACGACAACATGTTGTACGCGCAGGTGGACGCCGTGATCTTCGCCATGGCGCGGCTGGGCTTCGGCGGGATCGAGGTCCGGGTGTCGGAGACGGGTTGGCCGTCGCGGGGCGACGCCGATGAGGTCGGCGCCACGCTCCAGAATGCCGCCGTCTACAATCGGAACATACTGCGGCGGCAGATGCAGAATGAGGGCACGCCGCTGCGCCCCAAGGCGAAGCTCGAAATCTACGTCTTTGCTCTCTTCAACGAGGACATGAAGCCCGGCCCGACTTCCGAGAGGAATTACGGGCTCTTCCAGCCCGATGGCACCATGGCCTACAATGTCGGCCTCACCACATtgtccacctccacctccacctccacttCCACCTCCACCACTTCTCCGGCGTCAATCTCGTTAACTTCCGCCGCAACCaag GTGAAACACAGCGGATATTCGAGGTTGCAATATTCAATATTATTCCTATATTTGGTGGGcttccaaatttttatgagAAGACAGTGGTGA